A window of Calliopsis andreniformis isolate RMS-2024a chromosome 3, iyCalAndr_principal, whole genome shotgun sequence contains these coding sequences:
- the LOC143177151 gene encoding uncharacterized protein LOC143177151 yields MDSLANYASDGDNSNNSEDPKMPYEMLGDASKRANDANYDPVQMDMSEESNNNNSSRESSSERTNSPAAQSRTDSSRTLPSPSDQRRSDHENHTANSKDEHKRGDRSDRNKHMSDKGRRSSYDDRRQRESSHRDSRDQKRSRDDERKSRDDDKKKEKSSLGPSREDKSDDREKNDKDHYYRDDRRDRNRDRNDRDRDRGRRDRDRERDRRHSRDDRSKDRHRDDRSSYHKDKDRTRSRSRSRDRALPPFRTMSYREEKGRNKLAQLEKLGIELKAPEGDTATPGVQNEQNYYNPLATATQGKYAEQIQKRKLLWANKSKQDEGKTSTTATSANTWVGTTFTHDQDGKVTAKFKRLMGIKDDLPTTPAAGAKPDILKKQEEMFNNMEQQYEVARATTHTQRGVGLGYATGGYQFPR; encoded by the exons ATGGATTCGTTAGCGAATTACGCTAGTGACGGGGATAATAGTAACAATTCAGAAGATCCAAAG ATGCCATATGAAATGCTCGGTGATGCAAGCAAAAGGGCCAACGATGCCAACTATGATCCAGTACAAATGGACATGAGTGAG gaAAGCAACAACAACAATTCGTCCAGAGAATCCAGTAGTGAACGTACAAATAGTCCAGCAGCTCAATCAAGGACAGACTCATCCCGAACATTACCTTCTCCCTCAGACCAGAG GCGATCTGATCATGAGAATCACACAGCGAATTCGAAAGATGAGCATAAACGAGGAGATCGATCTGACCGTAATAAACACATGAGCGATAAAGGACGAAGGTCATCATATGATGATAGAAGGCAACGAGAAAGTAGTCACAGGGATAGCAGAGATCAAAAAAGAAGTCGAGACGATGAGAGGAAGTCTCGCGATGATGACAAAAAGAAGGAGAAGAGCTCTTTAGGGCCTAGTAGGGAAGACAAGAGCGATGATAGAGAAAAGAATGACAAAGATCATTACTACCGTGACGATAGAAGAGATCGTAACCGTGACAGGAATGACAGAGATAGAGACAGAGGACGGAGAGACAGAGATAGGGAAAGAGATCGTCGACATTCTAGGGACGATAGATCAAAAGATCGACATCGGGATGATCGATCTAGTTACCATAAAGATAAAGACCGCACGCGATCGAGATCGAGGTCTAGAGATCGTGCACTACCACCTTTTAGAACGATGAGCTATAGAGAGGAAAAAGGCAGGAACAAGTTAGCGCAATTagaaaaattgggaattgaattAAAAGCACCGGAAGGAGATACTGCGACTCCTGGTGTTCAAAATGAACAAAATTATTATAATCCTTTGGCAACTGCGACGCAAGGGAAGTACGCTGAGCAGATACAAAAGAGAAAGCTTTTATGGGCAAATAAG TCGAAACAAGATGAGGGCAAAACGTCCACAACTGCTACGTCAGCAAATACTTGGGTAGGCACAACATTTACCCATGATCAGGATGGTAAAGTAACTGCCAAATTTAAACGATTAATGGGCATTAAGGATGATTTGCCAACCACTCCAGCGGCAGGTGCAAAGCCAGATATATTAAAGAAACAAGAGGAAATGTTTAACAATATGGAACAACAGTATGAAGTAGCTCGTGCTACCACACATACACAACGCGGTGTTGGACTTGGCTATGCTACTGGTGGTTATCAATTTCCTCGataa
- the Cdk1 gene encoding cyclin-dependent kinase 1, whose translation MKKIRLESDDEGIPSTAIREVSLLKELPHPNIVRLMDVLTEETRLYLIFEYLTMDLKKYMDSLGTGKLMEPKMVKSYLYQITSAILFCHKRRILHRDLKPQNLLINKSGIIKVADFGLGRAFGIPVRIYTHEVVTLWYRAPEILLGASRYSCAIDIWSIGCIFAEMATKKPLFQGDSEIDQLFRIFRILRTPTEEIWPGVTQLTDYKATFPNWVTNNLESQVKTLDADGLDLLQAMLIYNPAHRISARAVLKHPYFSDLDVSKLPPA comes from the exons ATGAAAAAGATTCGCTTAGAGAGCGATGACGAAGGGATACCATCAACAGCAATACGTGAGGTTTCGTTGCTCAAAGAATTACCACATCCTAATATTGTTAGACTGATGGATGTGTTGACAGAAGAAACCAGATTATATCTTATTTTTGAGTATCTTACTatggatttaaaaaaatatatggaCAGTTTAGGTACTGGAAAACTGATGGAACCAAAGATGGTTAAATCCTATTTATATCAG ATTACAAGTGCTATTCTTTTCTGCCACAAGCGCAGAATATTACACCGTGATTTGAAGCCTCAAAACTTATTAATCAATAAATCTGGGATCATAAAAGTAGCAGACTTCGGTCTTGGCAGAGCATTCGGCATACCAGTTAGGATATATACACATGAAGTAGTCACTTTATGGTATAGAGCTCCAGAAATTCTTCTCGGTGCCAGTAGATATTCGTGTGCCATTGACATTTGGAGCATAGGTTGTATATTTGCGGAAATGGCAACAAAGAAACCACTGTTTCAAGGAGATAGCGAGATTGATcaattatttagaatatttcg GATACTGAGGACACCTACTGAAGAAATATGGCCTGGTGTAACACAACTGACAGATTATAAAGCCACATTTCCAAATTGGGTAACTAACAATTTGGAATCACAAGTCAAAACATTAGACGCAGATGGGCTCGACCTTTTACAAGCGATGCTTATCTATAATCCAGCGCATAGAATATCAGCAAGAGCTGTTCTAAAACATCCTTATTTTAGTGATTTGGATGTATCTAAATTACCACCAGCATAA